A window of the Isosphaera pallida ATCC 43644 genome harbors these coding sequences:
- a CDS encoding DUF2721 domain-containing protein produces the protein MSGELLSSVGKSYALEVLTAMITPALLLTGSSSLAASTSTRLSRVVDRVRQLSAEVESMTRHSSSEPIDNTRLRVIIDQLSRLGRRVVKLRSALTLIYTGIALLLSTGVAIGVTAALSWSFDWPVVILGLCGCASLLGASVQLLGETRLAIHTSLQEMAYVGHLIDQSRQRLEVCSTVGSVELPDDPATVIPGVERGKSNGAARESRTISTETRTG, from the coding sequence ATGTCTGGCGAGTTGCTCTCCAGCGTGGGGAAGTCCTACGCGCTCGAAGTTCTCACGGCGATGATCACCCCCGCGTTGTTGCTCACCGGCTCGTCCTCGTTGGCGGCCTCGACTTCGACGCGGTTGAGCCGAGTGGTGGACCGGGTTCGCCAACTCAGCGCTGAAGTGGAGTCGATGACTCGACACAGTTCCTCCGAACCGATAGACAACACTCGTTTACGGGTCATCATTGATCAATTGTCGCGATTGGGACGGCGCGTGGTGAAACTTCGATCCGCTTTGACTCTCATTTATACTGGCATCGCGCTATTGCTTTCCACCGGAGTGGCCATCGGCGTGACGGCCGCCCTCTCCTGGAGCTTCGATTGGCCAGTGGTGATTTTGGGTTTGTGTGGGTGCGCTTCGCTGCTGGGAGCCAGTGTGCAACTTCTGGGGGAAACCCGTCTGGCGATTCACACTAGCCTTCAGGAAATGGCTTACGTCGGCCACCTGATCGACCAAAGCCGCCAACGTCTGGAAGTCTGTTCCACCGTCGGCTCGGTCGAACTGCCCGATGACCCCGCCACCGTCATTCCCGGGGTCGAACGCGGCAAATCCAATGGCGCAGCGCGCGAGTCCAGAACCATCTCCACCGAGACGCGGACCGGTTGA
- a CDS encoding sulfatase family protein, translating into MNVVVIACNGLHLGYLGTYGNPWIHTPNLDRLAAQGVVFDHHFLENATTIPTRRSWWTGRYSFPDPDKGWTAPLAEETMLGDLLRDQGVMSMLVTDNPFLRDPATGGWTRGFDEVRFIRGAGYDPFIPPGDPRLGGVEPKLKDEPGFRLPERDDPDRSLWKTRWEQFLRNRAVFNPERRPEGFPVARTVAAACQCLERLGPRPDPFLLWIDLFAPHGPWDAPEAFRDRYVTLDPEDFRADQEGDLVDDPSFDESPEEIRALIDVPAGWVGDVISDAELLRLRKTYAGAVAFLDHCLGRLFETLESTGRTEDSLILFTADQGEPLGEHDFVRRYLPWLHEELIHTPLILRLPGAAEAGRRVDALTQAVDLAPTILSALGIRPPGALDEDGEAAPKDATRSNSIGDADWDAPRSEIRDQVDPLHGKDLLPLARGRIHSVREFACMGMDAEEYAIRTRDWLLILPIDPDADGPPRPTQLYRKPEDRWERDNVAESHPEVVERLELTLRRFVAALPRDAVADVPAPRLNRDESE; encoded by the coding sequence ATGAACGTCGTGGTCATCGCTTGCAACGGGTTGCACCTGGGTTATCTGGGAACCTATGGCAATCCGTGGATTCACACCCCCAACCTCGATCGTTTGGCGGCCCAAGGGGTGGTCTTCGATCACCACTTCCTTGAGAACGCCACCACGATTCCCACCCGTCGCTCCTGGTGGACCGGGCGCTACAGCTTCCCCGACCCCGACAAGGGGTGGACCGCGCCGCTCGCCGAAGAAACCATGCTGGGCGATCTGCTCCGGGACCAGGGCGTGATGAGTATGTTGGTCACCGACAACCCGTTTCTACGCGATCCGGCCACCGGCGGTTGGACTCGGGGCTTCGACGAGGTGCGGTTCATCCGGGGCGCAGGTTACGACCCGTTCATCCCGCCCGGCGATCCCCGTTTGGGCGGGGTTGAACCCAAGCTCAAGGACGAACCGGGGTTCCGTCTACCGGAACGCGACGACCCTGACCGCTCGCTCTGGAAGACCCGCTGGGAGCAATTCTTACGCAATCGAGCGGTGTTCAACCCTGAACGCCGCCCCGAAGGGTTCCCCGTTGCGCGAACCGTGGCGGCGGCTTGCCAATGTTTGGAGCGCCTGGGACCACGCCCTGACCCGTTCCTGTTGTGGATCGACCTTTTCGCGCCTCATGGTCCCTGGGACGCGCCTGAGGCCTTCCGTGACCGTTACGTTACCCTCGACCCTGAGGATTTCCGAGCCGACCAGGAGGGTGACCTGGTGGATGACCCTTCGTTCGACGAATCGCCCGAGGAAATCCGCGCCCTCATCGACGTGCCTGCCGGTTGGGTCGGCGACGTAATCTCCGACGCCGAACTGCTCCGACTCCGCAAAACCTACGCCGGGGCCGTCGCTTTCCTCGACCATTGTCTGGGACGCCTTTTCGAGACCTTGGAATCCACGGGACGCACCGAAGACAGTCTGATCCTCTTCACCGCTGACCAGGGCGAACCACTGGGCGAACATGACTTTGTGAGGCGTTACCTGCCCTGGTTGCACGAGGAATTGATCCACACCCCGTTGATTCTCCGCTTGCCGGGCGCGGCCGAGGCGGGTCGAAGGGTGGACGCGCTGACTCAGGCGGTCGATCTCGCCCCTACGATTCTGTCGGCCTTAGGCATCCGGCCTCCGGGCGCTTTGGACGAGGATGGGGAAGCCGCCCCCAAAGACGCGACCCGGTCCAACTCGATTGGGGACGCGGATTGGGACGCTCCGCGAAGCGAAATCCGCGACCAAGTGGACCCATTGCACGGCAAAGACCTGCTCCCACTGGCTAGAGGACGGATCCATTCGGTTCGAGAATTCGCCTGCATGGGAATGGACGCCGAAGAATACGCCATTCGGACCCGCGACTGGTTGCTGATCCTGCCGATCGATCCGGACGCCGATGGTCCGCCACGTCCCACCCAGCTTTACCGCAAGCCCGAGGACCGCTGGGAACGCGACAATGTGGCCGAAAGCCACCCCGAGGTGGTCGAGCGTTTGGAGTTGACTCTCAGGCGCTTCGTTGCCGCCCTGCCCCGTGACGCCGTGGCCGACGTGCCTGCGCCCCGTCTGAACCGCGACGAGTCGGAATAA